One segment of Luteolibacter rhizosphaerae DNA contains the following:
- the fabF gene encoding beta-ketoacyl-ACP synthase II, translating to MSERRVVITGIGCVSPLGNDLQSTWDGMKNGRSGIGTITQLDPAPYECKIAGEVKDFFPDTYFNVPKDSRRSDRYVQFAVAASKMAMQDSGVDVEKIDRRRFGVMVGSGIGGLGTLEREHEVCLTKGPKRVSPFTIPMMISNIASGIISMEYGLYGPNMVIVTACATSNHNIGEAWRMIKFGDADAFLCGGAEATILPMGLAGFANMKALSTRNDAPEKASRPFDKDRDGFVMGEGAGVVVIEEFEHAKARGAKIYAELVGYGVSADAHHLSAPSPDGSGPAYAIGMALKHAKLNPEDVQYLNAHATSTGLGDIAETRAIKLAFGDYATNGLMVSSTKSMTGHMLGAAGGIELVASVMSIVDGVVPPTINVENQDPECDLDVVPNTARETKVDVALSNSFGFGGHNASLLVKRFD from the coding sequence ATGAGCGAAAGAAGAGTCGTCATCACCGGCATCGGCTGTGTCAGCCCCCTTGGCAACGATCTCCAGTCCACCTGGGACGGAATGAAGAACGGTCGCAGCGGGATCGGTACCATCACCCAGCTCGATCCGGCACCGTACGAGTGCAAGATCGCCGGTGAGGTGAAGGACTTCTTCCCCGACACCTATTTCAACGTGCCGAAGGACTCGCGCCGCTCGGACCGCTATGTCCAATTCGCCGTCGCGGCTTCCAAGATGGCCATGCAGGACAGCGGTGTGGACGTGGAGAAGATCGATCGCCGCCGTTTCGGTGTGATGGTCGGTTCCGGCATCGGCGGCCTCGGCACGCTCGAGCGCGAACACGAAGTCTGTCTTACCAAGGGCCCGAAGCGAGTCTCGCCCTTCACCATCCCGATGATGATCTCGAACATCGCGAGCGGCATCATCTCGATGGAGTACGGTCTCTACGGCCCGAACATGGTTATCGTCACCGCCTGTGCGACTTCAAACCACAACATCGGGGAAGCATGGCGCATGATTAAGTTCGGCGATGCCGATGCCTTCCTCTGCGGCGGTGCCGAGGCCACGATCCTGCCGATGGGTCTTGCCGGCTTTGCCAACATGAAAGCGCTGAGCACCCGCAATGATGCTCCAGAGAAAGCCTCCCGTCCTTTCGACAAGGACCGCGACGGCTTCGTCATGGGTGAAGGTGCCGGGGTGGTCGTGATCGAGGAGTTCGAGCACGCCAAGGCCCGCGGTGCCAAGATCTACGCCGAGCTGGTTGGCTACGGTGTGAGCGCGGATGCCCATCACCTGAGCGCGCCGTCCCCGGATGGCTCCGGCCCGGCTTATGCGATTGGCATGGCGCTCAAGCACGCCAAGCTGAATCCGGAAGACGTCCAGTATCTCAACGCCCACGCGACCTCCACCGGTCTTGGCGATATCGCGGAAACCCGCGCCATCAAGCTCGCCTTCGGCGACTACGCCACGAACGGGCTCATGGTCAGCTCGACCAAGTCGATGACCGGCCACATGCTTGGTGCCGCCGGTGGCATCGAACTGGTCGCAAGCGTCATGTCGATTGTTGACGGTGTCGTGCCGCCGACCATCAACGTCGAGAACCAGGATCCGGAGTGTGACCTCGACGTGGTGCCGAACACTGCCCGCGAGACCAAGGTGGATGTGGCTCTCAGCAATAGCTTCGGCTTCGGCGGGCACAATGCCTCGCTGCTGGTGAAGCGCTTCGACTAA
- a CDS encoding AzlC family ABC transporter permease: MQIESVAGSEAPAVSGAGELARGLHTSLPVMIGFIPFALVLGAQASKKGFEPAGVALMTGLNFGGGSEFAAVHLWTSPPHVLLIVAITLLINSRHLLMGAALAPFLNGLSKRKALMALFFMCDESWAISLADARRRSGEKQIPAFSLPYYMGASSGLYLTWVVFTFLGARLGPVLGDIESYGLDMAFPAVFFVLLKGMWTGVRAARPWVVSLLAAVGACVFLPGAWYVVVGSVAGAIAACLQGGGRK; this comes from the coding sequence ATGCAGATTGAGAGTGTTGCCGGAAGCGAGGCGCCCGCCGTTTCAGGGGCGGGCGAACTGGCGCGCGGACTTCATACATCGCTTCCCGTCATGATCGGGTTCATCCCGTTCGCTTTGGTGCTCGGGGCTCAGGCTTCGAAGAAGGGATTCGAGCCCGCGGGGGTCGCCCTGATGACCGGCCTGAACTTCGGGGGAGGATCCGAATTCGCCGCGGTCCATCTCTGGACCTCGCCACCCCACGTCCTCCTGATCGTGGCGATCACCCTTCTCATCAATAGCCGCCACTTGCTGATGGGGGCTGCCCTTGCGCCCTTCCTCAATGGCTTGTCCAAGAGAAAGGCCCTCATGGCGCTCTTCTTCATGTGCGACGAGAGCTGGGCGATCAGCCTGGCAGATGCCCGCCGCCGCTCGGGAGAGAAGCAAATCCCGGCTTTCAGTCTGCCCTACTACATGGGTGCCTCTTCGGGCCTCTATCTAACTTGGGTTGTGTTCACCTTTCTGGGTGCCCGCCTCGGTCCGGTGTTGGGCGATATCGAGTCCTATGGCCTGGACATGGCATTCCCCGCGGTGTTCTTCGTGCTCCTGAAGGGGATGTGGACCGGCGTTCGGGCGGCCCGGCCTTGGGTTGTCAGCCTGCTCGCGGCGGTCGGTGCCTGTGTGTTTCTGCCGGGGGCTTGGTATGTGGTGGTCGGTTCCGTGGCTGGAGCCATCGCGGCGTGCCTTCAGGGAGGGGGGCGGAAATGA
- a CDS encoding Lrp/AsnC family transcriptional regulator, with protein sequence MNLDSIDKRILAVLQKKGRIQNLELAKEVGLSPSPCLRRVRLLEEAGVIKGYTALLDAAKIGMKLTVFARIWLSGQDVDTTDHFVKEVVKLPEVVECHLMAGDCDFILRIVAADLDAYRKFQIEHLGRIKGVKSIKTEIPMQECKLSSELPL encoded by the coding sequence ATGAATCTGGACTCCATCGATAAGAGGATTCTCGCCGTGCTCCAGAAGAAGGGCAGGATTCAAAACCTCGAACTCGCAAAAGAGGTTGGGCTTTCCCCCTCGCCCTGCTTGCGCCGTGTCCGCCTGCTAGAGGAGGCCGGAGTCATCAAGGGCTACACCGCCCTGCTCGATGCCGCGAAGATCGGCATGAAGCTGACCGTCTTCGCGCGGATCTGGCTCAGTGGCCAAGACGTCGATACCACAGACCATTTCGTCAAAGAGGTCGTGAAGCTGCCCGAGGTGGTTGAATGCCACCTCATGGCGGGCGACTGCGACTTCATCCTGCGCATCGTGGCCGCCGACCTCGACGCTTACCGGAAGTTCCAGATCGAACATCTCGGCCGCATTAAGGGCGTGAAAAGCATCAAGACCGAGATCCCGATGCAGGAGTGCAAGCTATCGTCGGAGCTGCCCCTGTGA
- the rpsU gene encoding 30S ribosomal protein S21, with protein sequence MSERSMRGVTVKKGEPVDRALKRLKTKLDTEGILEEMRRRRAFESPAARKIRKARTAPKRHKVRWRYTSPAQAAKAEEAAAAAAAANA encoded by the coding sequence ATGAGCGAACGTAGCATGCGCGGAGTGACGGTGAAAAAGGGCGAGCCTGTGGATCGCGCCCTGAAGCGTCTCAAGACCAAACTCGACACCGAGGGCATCCTCGAAGAAATGCGCCGCCGTCGCGCCTTCGAATCCCCCGCCGCGCGCAAGATCCGTAAGGCCCGTACCGCTCCGAAGCGTCACAAGGTGCGCTGGCGCTACACCAGCCCGGCCCAGGCCGCCAAGGCCGAGGAAGCTGCCGCCGCCGCCGCTGCCGCCAACGCTTGA
- a CDS encoding glutamine--tRNA ligase/YqeY domain fusion protein, with the protein MSDTPKSDFIREIIAADLASGKHATTITRFPPEPNGYLHLGHARAICLNFGIALENAGSGARCHLRFDDTNPEKEEVEYVESIKADVKWLGFEWGDNLYYASDYFEFYYDCAVHLIKNGLAYVDEQTAEQIKDTRGNLTVPGSPSPFRDRSVEENLELFAKMRAGGFDEGTAVLRAKIDMASPNIVLRDPVIYRVLKAEHHNTGDAWCLYPMYDFAHPLEDAKEHITHSLCTLEFEIHRPFYDWVIENCPVPAKPRQIEFSRLNFTYTVMSKRKLLTLVKEGHVAGWDDPRMPTLSGARRRGIPAVAIRKLCEKTGITKFQGITDIAQLEFEIRDYLNTVAPRRMAVIDPLKLVITNWPEGQSEDIELDNHPKDPAMGSRAVKLSRELWIEGDDFMEVPEKKYFRLGPDRHVRLRGGYIVKCTGFEKDDSGKVVKVLCEYLPGTKGADAPEGVECRAAIHWVSAEHGVAAEVRLYDRLFTVEDPDAAEGGFTSVINPDSLKVIQAWVEPALAAAEPETVVQYERLGYFVADRHEHQPGTKPVFNRTIGLRDSWAKK; encoded by the coding sequence ATGTCCGATACTCCCAAGTCCGATTTCATCCGCGAGATCATCGCCGCGGACCTCGCCTCCGGTAAGCACGCGACCACCATCACGCGCTTTCCTCCGGAGCCGAACGGCTATCTGCACCTCGGCCACGCGCGTGCGATCTGCCTGAACTTCGGCATCGCCTTGGAGAATGCAGGCAGCGGTGCGCGCTGCCATCTGCGCTTCGACGACACGAATCCGGAGAAGGAAGAGGTCGAGTATGTCGAGAGCATCAAGGCCGATGTGAAGTGGCTGGGCTTCGAGTGGGGTGACAATCTCTATTACGCGAGCGACTACTTCGAGTTCTACTACGACTGTGCCGTTCACCTGATCAAGAACGGCCTTGCCTACGTGGATGAGCAGACGGCCGAGCAGATCAAGGACACCCGCGGCAACCTGACCGTTCCGGGCTCGCCCTCGCCGTTCCGTGACCGCAGTGTGGAAGAGAATCTCGAGCTCTTCGCGAAGATGCGTGCCGGTGGATTCGACGAAGGAACCGCCGTTCTCCGCGCGAAGATCGACATGGCCTCGCCGAACATCGTCCTCCGCGACCCGGTCATCTACCGCGTGCTGAAGGCGGAGCACCACAACACCGGCGATGCTTGGTGCCTCTACCCGATGTATGACTTCGCGCACCCGCTGGAGGACGCGAAGGAGCACATCACTCATTCACTCTGCACCTTGGAGTTCGAGATCCACCGCCCCTTTTATGATTGGGTGATCGAGAATTGCCCGGTCCCCGCGAAGCCGCGCCAGATTGAGTTCTCGCGCCTGAACTTCACCTACACGGTGATGAGCAAGCGCAAGCTGCTCACGCTCGTGAAGGAAGGTCACGTCGCCGGCTGGGATGATCCGCGCATGCCCACGCTCTCCGGCGCCCGCCGCCGCGGCATCCCCGCCGTCGCCATCCGCAAGCTCTGCGAGAAGACCGGCATCACCAAGTTCCAAGGCATCACGGACATCGCTCAGCTTGAGTTTGAAATCCGCGACTACCTCAACACGGTAGCACCTCGCCGAATGGCGGTGATCGATCCGCTCAAGCTCGTGATCACGAACTGGCCGGAAGGTCAGAGCGAGGACATCGAGCTCGACAACCACCCGAAGGATCCCGCCATGGGTTCCCGCGCGGTGAAACTCTCCCGCGAACTTTGGATCGAGGGCGATGACTTCATGGAAGTCCCGGAGAAGAAGTACTTCCGCCTCGGCCCCGATCGCCATGTCCGCTTGCGCGGCGGCTACATCGTGAAATGCACCGGTTTCGAGAAGGATGACTCCGGCAAGGTGGTGAAGGTTCTCTGCGAATATCTCCCCGGCACCAAGGGCGCGGATGCCCCTGAAGGTGTGGAGTGTCGCGCCGCGATTCACTGGGTCAGCGCCGAGCATGGCGTGGCTGCGGAGGTCCGTCTCTATGACCGCCTCTTCACCGTGGAAGATCCGGATGCGGCCGAAGGCGGCTTCACCAGCGTGATCAATCCGGATTCCCTCAAGGTGATCCAGGCTTGGGTCGAGCCTGCTCTTGCAGCGGCAGAGCCCGAGACGGTCGTGCAATACGAGCGCCTCGGTTACTTCGTCGCGGATCGCCACGAGCATCAGCCCGGCACCAAGCCGGTCTTCAACCGCACCATCGGTCTCCGCGACTCCTGGGCGAAGAAGTGA
- a CDS encoding AzlD family protein, whose amino-acid sequence MSNLSLLTFVLMALVTYLTRIGGYLALRNRKLGPKATAIMDAAPGCVLISVLAPHFASGRPADMAALALTVVAASRLSMLPTVLVAVVSAGMMRNFA is encoded by the coding sequence ATGAGCAATCTGTCGCTCCTCACTTTCGTGTTGATGGCTCTGGTCACCTACCTGACCCGGATCGGCGGCTATCTGGCCCTGAGAAACCGCAAGCTCGGGCCGAAAGCCACCGCTATCATGGATGCTGCTCCGGGATGCGTGCTCATCTCGGTGCTTGCCCCCCACTTCGCATCCGGTCGCCCCGCAGACATGGCTGCTCTGGCGCTCACGGTTGTTGCTGCGAGCCGGCTGTCCATGCTGCCGACGGTGCTCGTCGCGGTGGTCTCCGCCGGAATGATGAGAAACTTCGCTTAG
- a CDS encoding dipeptidase translates to MTPELEDLFAFLRFPSVSTDSRNAADVRACGEWIVAKLNGMGLEAKLHETPRHPIVVAKNAHKPGRKTVMIYGHYDVQPVDPLNLWTTPPFEPQIRDGKIWARGSTDNKGQMLAHILGVEKTLKEKGELPVNLIFLFEGEEEIGSPSLAPFLEANRELLKCDIIAISDTGMVAPGQPTLSYGLRGIAACEVILRGPARDLHSGIYGGAIRNPATEIARLVSTFHDPEGRVQVEGFYDDVKPLEDWEREMWAKLPGTSDEDFIRYSGSSKTHGEAGYTSAERTWARPTAEINGIGGGYQGEGSKTVLPAEAFAKFTFRLVPNQDPADIMEKVKAHLDKHCPPGVSLLYVGGHDGKPFYTDPHGPFGKAAQEALRKSFGKEPVLIREGGSIPIVQAFRDILNVDTILLGLALADSQIHSPDENFPVENFEAGIRLNQALLEELGK, encoded by the coding sequence ATGACGCCGGAGCTTGAGGATCTCTTCGCCTTCCTTCGTTTTCCCAGTGTTTCCACCGATTCGCGGAACGCGGCGGATGTCCGTGCCTGCGGCGAGTGGATCGTGGCCAAGCTGAACGGCATGGGCTTGGAGGCGAAGCTGCACGAGACCCCGCGCCACCCGATCGTGGTGGCGAAGAACGCGCACAAGCCCGGCCGCAAGACGGTCATGATCTACGGCCACTATGACGTGCAGCCGGTTGATCCGCTCAATCTCTGGACCACCCCGCCTTTCGAACCGCAGATCCGCGATGGCAAGATCTGGGCCCGCGGCTCCACTGACAACAAGGGCCAGATGCTCGCGCACATCCTCGGAGTGGAGAAGACGCTGAAGGAGAAAGGCGAACTGCCCGTGAACCTGATCTTCCTCTTCGAGGGTGAGGAGGAGATCGGCAGCCCGAGTCTCGCGCCCTTCTTGGAAGCGAACCGCGAGTTGCTGAAGTGCGATATCATTGCGATCTCCGACACCGGCATGGTCGCTCCCGGCCAACCCACCCTGAGCTACGGCCTGCGCGGCATCGCCGCCTGCGAGGTGATCCTCCGCGGCCCGGCCCGCGACCTTCACTCCGGCATCTACGGCGGTGCCATCCGCAATCCCGCGACCGAGATCGCCCGCCTCGTCTCGACCTTCCACGATCCGGAAGGCCGCGTGCAGGTGGAAGGCTTCTACGATGATGTGAAGCCACTTGAAGACTGGGAGCGTGAGATGTGGGCCAAGCTCCCCGGCACCAGCGATGAGGACTTCATCCGCTACAGTGGTTCTTCGAAGACGCACGGTGAGGCCGGCTACACTTCCGCCGAGCGCACTTGGGCCCGCCCCACCGCTGAGATCAATGGCATCGGCGGCGGCTATCAGGGCGAGGGATCGAAAACGGTGCTGCCCGCGGAGGCCTTCGCGAAGTTCACCTTCCGCCTCGTCCCGAACCAAGACCCCGCGGATATCATGGAGAAGGTGAAGGCTCACCTCGACAAGCACTGCCCGCCCGGCGTCTCGCTGCTCTACGTCGGCGGCCATGATGGAAAGCCCTTCTACACCGATCCCCACGGCCCCTTCGGCAAGGCCGCCCAGGAAGCCCTGCGCAAGTCCTTCGGCAAGGAACCGGTCCTCATTCGCGAAGGCGGCAGCATCCCGATCGTCCAAGCCTTCCGCGATATCCTCAACGTCGATACCATCCTGCTCGGCCTCGCCCTCGCGGACTCTCAGATCCACTCGCCCGACGAGAACTTCCCGGTGGAAAACTTCGAGGCGGGGATCCGTCTCAATCAGGCGCTTCTCGAAGAACTCGGGAAGTAA
- the recR gene encoding recombination mediator RecR yields the protein MARIDYPEAVGKLVEELRRLPGVGPRSAERMAIWLLQSAKADPLALATALEKAKAEVVACPVCGFFATAERCAICSDHSREPVICVVEQATDVLPLERSGAFRGRYHCLGGKLSPLDNVTPEDLRIGSLLRRIDTEKVPEVILAPGSDVEGEATANYLASILRGRCQVTRIAQGLPAGGGLEHADALTLARALEGRRDL from the coding sequence ATGGCCCGAATCGATTACCCCGAGGCCGTCGGCAAGTTGGTCGAGGAACTGCGCCGTCTCCCCGGCGTCGGTCCGCGGAGCGCCGAGCGCATGGCCATCTGGCTTCTTCAAAGTGCGAAGGCGGACCCGCTCGCTCTCGCCACGGCTCTGGAGAAAGCGAAGGCGGAGGTGGTGGCCTGTCCGGTTTGCGGCTTCTTCGCCACCGCGGAACGCTGCGCCATCTGCTCCGATCATTCCCGTGAGCCGGTGATTTGTGTGGTCGAGCAGGCCACCGATGTGCTGCCGCTGGAGCGTTCCGGTGCTTTCCGCGGCCGCTACCATTGCCTCGGTGGGAAGCTCTCGCCGCTCGATAATGTCACCCCGGAGGATCTCCGCATCGGCTCGCTGCTCCGCCGCATCGATACCGAGAAAGTGCCCGAAGTCATTCTCGCGCCCGGCTCCGATGTGGAAGGCGAGGCCACCGCAAACTACCTCGCCAGCATCCTCCGCGGCCGCTGTCAGGTCACCCGCATTGCGCAGGGTCTTCCTGCCGGTGGCGGCTTGGAGCATGCCGATGCCCTGACCCTTGCGCGGGCGCTCGAAGGGCGTCGCGACCTCTGA
- a CDS encoding type II toxin-antitoxin system RelE/ParE family toxin yields the protein MILPAARERLLEIWTYTAEAWDDNQADEYVTGLISHAESLSQQRLTWRAAKERRFHGIFFTRYRHHYIFFREFPNGTIGVLSILHESMDLPRRLKDDTQ from the coding sequence GTGATTTTGCCAGCAGCTCGGGAGCGACTGCTCGAAATCTGGACCTACACGGCAGAAGCTTGGGACGATAACCAAGCCGACGAGTACGTGACGGGCCTCATTTCCCATGCCGAATCGCTATCGCAGCAGAGGCTCACATGGAGGGCGGCCAAGGAGCGGCGCTTTCACGGCATCTTCTTCACCCGCTACCGGCACCATTATATCTTCTTCAGGGAGTTCCCGAACGGAACCATTGGCGTGCTTTCCATCTTACACGAGAGCATGGACCTTCCGCGCCGCCTCAAGGACGATACGCAATAG
- a CDS encoding acyl-CoA thioesterase: MESPCHVHVSQVAFGDTDCSGWIHFPKIFRHVEEAEHAYLQQQEIVIIDRELGGWPRVHVSCDYKRPLRFADTIEVQLGIERIGAASVHWLFEVLKDGEICAFGKMTTVRVDHQGKPLVIDDETREKLGSEGLPQLGHSERAS, from the coding sequence ATGGAAAGCCCCTGCCATGTTCATGTCTCGCAGGTGGCCTTCGGCGATACCGATTGCAGCGGCTGGATCCACTTCCCGAAGATCTTCCGTCACGTGGAGGAGGCGGAGCACGCCTACCTGCAGCAGCAGGAAATCGTCATCATTGATCGGGAACTCGGTGGCTGGCCGCGGGTTCATGTCTCCTGCGATTACAAGCGCCCCCTGCGCTTCGCGGATACGATCGAGGTCCAGCTCGGCATCGAGCGGATCGGTGCAGCTTCCGTGCACTGGCTTTTCGAAGTCCTCAAGGACGGTGAAATCTGTGCCTTCGGGAAGATGACGACTGTGCGCGTGGATCATCAGGGAAAGCCTCTCGTCATTGACGACGAGACGCGGGAGAAACTGGGCTCAGAAGGCCTTCCCCAGCTTGGGCACAGCGAGAGAGCCTCTTGA
- a CDS encoding ribbon-helix-helix domain-containing protein has protein sequence MAEGVNVRFSGALKEFVEQRSGTDGLYGSASEYIRDLVRRDYERDEAQRWDALHLELKAGMAASESDFVPLDPKSVLAEARRRREEAK, from the coding sequence ATGGCGGAAGGCGTGAACGTACGGTTTTCAGGCGCGTTGAAGGAATTCGTGGAGCAACGCTCCGGTACCGACGGTCTTTATGGCTCGGCCAGCGAATACATCCGCGACCTCGTTCGCCGCGATTATGAGCGCGACGAAGCACAGCGCTGGGACGCCCTCCATCTGGAATTAAAGGCCGGGATGGCGGCATCCGAATCGGACTTTGTTCCGCTTGATCCGAAGTCTGTCCTAGCCGAAGCCAGACGACGCCGGGAGGAAGCCAAGTGA
- a CDS encoding MotA/TolQ/ExbB proton channel family protein, with product MPSDFLDPSGLLENGGPILWLQAALAFFGAVFVVERLFFFHRARINVGDLLVGLSNHVRRKAYAEALHEAAKAPGPVARVAHSVLLRHSMERPDLRDIAQEAGQLEVPRIEKNLRAILAVSVLAPLTGMLGTVLGLAETFQRMSERGGAAGSNELAAGVLMALVTTAVGLTIAIPAYLFYLYFIGRAKRLFHRIERTGIEMVNMICDARMDTGIVSMRDELDARRREERKK from the coding sequence ATGCCGAGCGATTTCCTCGATCCATCGGGCCTCCTTGAGAACGGCGGCCCGATTTTGTGGCTTCAGGCGGCTCTGGCTTTTTTCGGTGCGGTGTTCGTGGTCGAGCGCCTCTTTTTCTTCCACCGCGCCCGCATCAATGTGGGTGACCTGCTGGTGGGTCTCTCCAATCACGTCCGCCGCAAGGCTTACGCGGAGGCCCTCCACGAAGCGGCCAAGGCTCCCGGTCCGGTCGCCCGGGTCGCCCATTCCGTCCTGCTCCGGCACTCGATGGAGCGTCCGGACCTGCGCGATATCGCCCAAGAAGCGGGCCAACTCGAGGTTCCCCGGATCGAGAAGAATCTCCGCGCGATCCTCGCCGTCTCGGTCCTCGCTCCGCTTACGGGCATGCTCGGCACCGTTCTCGGCTTGGCGGAAACCTTCCAGCGCATGAGCGAGCGCGGCGGCGCCGCCGGCTCCAACGAGCTGGCCGCCGGCGTCCTGATGGCCCTCGTCACCACCGCCGTGGGCCTCACCATCGCGATTCCGGCCTACCTCTTTTACCTCTATTTCATCGGCCGGGCGAAGCGGCTCTTCCACCGCATCGAACGCACCGGGATCGAGATGGTGAACATGATCTGCGATGCCCGCATGGACACCGGCATCGTCTCGATGCGCGATGAGCTGGACGCCCGTCGCCGCGAAGAGCGCAAGAAGTGA
- a CDS encoding peroxiredoxin, whose product MKPQIGQPAPDFTAPVTGGDYPEGSSITLSDLRGQRVVLVFYPKDDTPGCTTQACALRDGWEEIRGQARVFGVSIDPVKSHNKFIAKYSLPYPLIADPDQRIVADYGVWVEKSMYGKTFMGTERSTFIIAPDGTIESILEKVAPAKHLELLAEALAGK is encoded by the coding sequence ATGAAACCACAGATCGGCCAGCCCGCCCCGGATTTCACGGCTCCCGTGACCGGTGGCGACTATCCCGAGGGCTCTTCCATCACCCTCTCCGACCTCCGCGGCCAGCGGGTCGTCCTCGTCTTTTACCCGAAGGATGACACCCCCGGCTGCACCACCCAGGCCTGTGCCCTCCGCGATGGCTGGGAGGAGATCCGCGGCCAAGCCCGCGTCTTTGGCGTCAGCATCGACCCGGTGAAAAGCCACAACAAGTTCATCGCCAAGTATTCCCTTCCGTATCCGCTGATTGCCGATCCGGATCAGCGGATCGTCGCCGACTATGGTGTGTGGGTGGAGAAGTCGATGTATGGCAAGACCTTCATGGGCACGGAGCGCAGCACCTTCATCATCGCTCCGGACGGGACCATCGAGTCCATCTTGGAGAAGGTGGCACCCGCGAAGCACCTCGAATTGCTCGCGGAGGCCCTCGCCGGGAAATGA
- a CDS encoding class I SAM-dependent methyltransferase encodes MPQPPRKRPHYQAKKTWKQGGGPRPGGGNPGYSGPKRPAPRRDGPEQGWDQVAGWYDKLVGDRGSDYHRNVILPAAMRLLAPAPGEKILDLCCGQGVLIPLLLEAKAAKVTGVDASPRLIESAQRRFGPDPRIDLVVADACVPGSWADGSHDAAACIMAVHDVPDLPAMARQVAASLKPGGRFVAVFMHPCFRIPQQAHWGWDEGRKLQFRRVDRYGVPQEIPIVTHPGQGGGDTTTFYHRPVGDVLTAFGQAGLGVTVCEELYSHRRSQPGPRAKGENRAVKEFPVFMAISCVKR; translated from the coding sequence ATGCCTCAACCGCCCCGCAAACGCCCGCACTATCAGGCGAAGAAGACTTGGAAGCAGGGTGGGGGACCGCGTCCCGGCGGTGGAAATCCGGGCTACTCCGGACCGAAGCGCCCCGCCCCGCGCCGCGATGGGCCGGAGCAAGGCTGGGACCAAGTCGCCGGCTGGTATGACAAGCTCGTCGGTGATCGTGGCTCGGACTATCACCGGAATGTCATTCTCCCTGCGGCCATGCGCCTGCTGGCCCCGGCACCCGGCGAGAAGATTCTCGATCTGTGCTGCGGCCAAGGCGTGCTGATCCCGCTGCTGCTCGAAGCGAAGGCGGCGAAGGTCACCGGGGTCGATGCCAGCCCGCGCTTGATCGAGTCCGCGCAGCGCCGGTTCGGCCCCGATCCCCGCATCGATCTGGTCGTGGCAGATGCCTGTGTACCCGGCTCTTGGGCGGATGGTTCGCACGATGCCGCTGCCTGTATCATGGCCGTGCACGATGTGCCGGATCTTCCCGCGATGGCCCGCCAAGTGGCCGCTTCCCTGAAGCCCGGCGGCCGCTTCGTCGCGGTCTTCATGCACCCCTGCTTCCGCATCCCGCAGCAGGCCCACTGGGGCTGGGATGAGGGGCGGAAACTCCAGTTCCGCCGCGTGGACCGCTATGGCGTTCCGCAGGAGATTCCCATTGTCACCCATCCCGGGCAGGGCGGGGGAGATACCACCACCTTCTACCATCGCCCGGTCGGCGATGTTCTCACCGCCTTCGGCCAAGCCGGCCTAGGGGTCACCGTCTGCGAGGAACTCTACAGCCACCGCCGTTCCCAGCCCGGCCCGCGGGCGAAGGGCGAGAACCGCGCGGTGAAGGAGTTCCCCGTCTTCATGGCGATCTCTTGTGTGAAGCGCTAG
- a CDS encoding ExbD/TolR family protein, giving the protein MKLESSLPERPGFLFVVPAFNLLALLIAVILWRESFSSQHGLALELPVSRYQIERPTDASVISITEGDPPGYWLGREELSLGQLSERLDARRGSESAPASNVLLRVDGEVPVETQQAVAEIALQKGFRVWMLGESAESQPVPERQKP; this is encoded by the coding sequence ATGAAGCTGGAATCCTCGCTCCCCGAGCGGCCGGGCTTCCTCTTCGTGGTCCCGGCTTTCAATCTTCTGGCGCTGCTGATTGCAGTGATCCTTTGGCGCGAGTCCTTCTCCAGCCAGCACGGTCTGGCCTTGGAACTGCCGGTTTCCCGCTACCAGATCGAGCGGCCCACGGATGCCAGCGTGATTTCGATCACTGAGGGCGATCCTCCCGGCTATTGGCTCGGGCGAGAGGAACTCTCCCTCGGGCAGCTCTCGGAGCGCCTTGATGCCCGCCGTGGCAGTGAATCCGCCCCCGCCAGTAACGTGCTGCTGCGCGTGGATGGCGAGGTGCCGGTGGAAACCCAGCAGGCAGTGGCCGAGATCGCCCTGCAGAAGGGATTCCGCGTCTGGATGCTCGGTGAATCGGCCGAGAGTCAACCGGTGCCGGAAAGGCAAAAACCCTGA